The nucleotide sequence CCAAAGACGAAAGGGTATGCTTACATTTCAGAATCACCCGACTCGCTATTTAATTGTCAAAGACCTTGACCGCGTTTTCATGCGCGGGGAAGCGTTTCTACGCCGCCCGGCTCGCGGTGTCAACGACTTATTTCGTTGACGCTCAATCTTCAGTTTTCAATCCCGCCGCAGCACTCGGCTCCGTCGGGCGAGGCGGCAACCTATTGGCTTCCGGCCCCCGCGTCAACAACTTTTTGCGAAGTTTTCGACACGTCCCTCAGCGGCCCAGGGTCTCCCCCTTCCCGCAGCGGGCCGAACTTCCTACCGAAGCCCGGTCGCCGTGTCAACCGCCAATCGCGTCCAGTTGTCAATTTTTTCATCCCGCCCCGGGTGGGCTCGCGCCCTCCCGCAGCGGGAGAGGCTGTCTAGCTGTACCAGGTCCCCGCGTCAACTGCTTTTCCGCAACCAGCGGAACTTTTTTAGGATTCCGGGCAGGGCCGAAGCCGCAAGACCTCTACCCGCTAGGCCTTTTTCAGAAAGGCAGTTTTGAGCACCAGGCCTTTCACCTTCTCCGCGTTGCACTCGATCTCGCCCGCGTCGTCCGTGAGGCGGATGTTCTTGATGAGAGTGCCGCGCTTGAGCGTGACCGAGGTCCCCTTGACCTTGAGATCCTTGATGAGCAGGACGCTGTCGCCGTCTTTGAGCAGGGTGCCGTTACTGTCCTTCACTTTCAGCTCGTCCATAGAATGATCCTCCGTGGAGTGTGTCCGGCCGGGTGGCCTCGCCGGCGGGCGCACACTGGCAGAACGCTGGCGCGCCATCAAGACGTTTTCGCCGCAGGCGATACTACGGAATGATGGAAAGCAGCAGATACACGGCGAAGAGCACCAATAGAACCGCGCCCTGCAGCAGGGTGGTCCGGCCGGTGGCCAGCGAAAGCACGGACACGAACAGTGAGAGCAGGAACAGCACGGTGGACTTGGCGTCGATACCCAGCGTCAGTGTCATTCCCGTCAGCAGTGAAACCATTGCCACAGTCGGAATGGTCAGGCCTATAGTGGCCAGCGCGGAGCCCAGCGCCAGGTTGAGGCTGGTCTGCAGCCGGTTGGCGCGGGCCGCGCGCAGGGCGGCGAGCCCTTCCGGCAGGAGCACCACCGCCGCGATGATGATGCCGACCAGGCTCTTGGGCGCGCCCGCCGCCTCCAC is from Fundidesulfovibrio soli and encodes:
- a CDS encoding alkylphosphonate utilization protein; protein product: MDELKVKDSNGTLLKDGDSVLLIKDLKVKGTSVTLKRGTLIKNIRLTDDAGEIECNAEKVKGLVLKTAFLKKA